One Thermus sp. CCB_US3_UF1 DNA window includes the following coding sequences:
- a CDS encoding ABC transporter substrate-binding protein yields the protein MKKWLLFLSLLALPLGLAQVRTFEQVQRAGEIRIGTEGAFPPFNYFDAKNQLTGFEIDLGNALAKKLGLKATWITQAFDTLLIQLNQGRFDFVIASHGITEERAKAVDFTNPHYCTGGVIVAKKGGPKTAKDLQGKVVGVQLGTTYMEAAQKIPGVKGVRTYQKDPDALQDLLAGRLDAWITDRFVAKEAIKERKLEGTLQLGELVFQEKVAMAVAKGNKSVLEALNRALADLMKDGTYAQVSKKWFGEDVRCR from the coding sequence ATGAAGAAGTGGCTCCTTTTCCTAAGTCTGCTGGCGCTTCCCCTGGGCCTGGCCCAGGTGCGCACCTTTGAGCAGGTCCAGCGTGCGGGGGAGATCCGCATCGGCACCGAAGGGGCCTTTCCCCCCTTCAACTACTTTGATGCCAAAAACCAGCTCACCGGCTTTGAGATTGACCTGGGCAACGCCCTGGCCAAGAAGCTGGGCCTGAAGGCCACCTGGATCACCCAGGCCTTTGACACCCTCCTCATCCAGCTCAACCAGGGCCGCTTTGACTTCGTCATCGCCTCCCACGGCATCACCGAGGAGCGGGCCAAGGCCGTGGACTTCACCAACCCCCACTACTGCACCGGCGGGGTCATCGTGGCCAAGAAGGGCGGGCCCAAGACCGCCAAGGACCTCCAGGGTAAGGTGGTGGGGGTGCAGCTAGGCACCACGTACATGGAAGCTGCCCAGAAGATCCCTGGGGTCAAGGGGGTTCGCACCTACCAGAAGGACCCCGATGCCCTCCAGGACCTTCTGGCGGGCCGCCTGGATGCCTGGATCACCGACCGCTTCGTGGCCAAGGAGGCCATCAAGGAGCGCAAGCTGGAAGGGACCCTGCAGCTTGGCGAGCTGGTCTTCCAGGAGAAGGTGGCCATGGCGGTGGCCAAGGGGAACAAGAGCGTTTTGGAAGCCCTCAACCGCGCCCTGGCCGACTTGATGAAAGACGGCACCTACGCACAAGTATCCAAGAAGTGGTTCGGCGAGGACGTCCGGTGCCGGTAA
- a CDS encoding amino acid ABC transporter permease, with amino-acid sequence MPAWFRIPLLLALLVGGYFLLFALLGLALERYFLLAGFGPERAASAGEALAVGAEITLKLTLISGLAGLFIGIFAGMFRLSARPWVRLPATFYIWVTRGTPLLVQILFAYNALPLLLQPLWPEAQQALTPYWAAFIALSFNVGAYNAEVVRAGIQAIPKGQWEAAWSLGLSPADTMRFVILPQALRIVVPPLVNNVVALLKDSSLASVIALTELALSGQRIISATFRPVEVYLAVAALYLLLTTVLTLFTNRLEGRLRVAGR; translated from the coding sequence ATGCCCGCTTGGTTCCGCATCCCCCTTCTCCTCGCCCTCCTGGTGGGGGGGTATTTTCTCCTCTTCGCCCTTCTGGGCCTAGCCCTGGAACGCTACTTCCTCCTTGCGGGCTTCGGTCCCGAGCGGGCGGCCTCCGCTGGAGAGGCGTTGGCCGTGGGCGCGGAGATCACCTTGAAGCTCACCCTGATCTCCGGCCTGGCTGGCCTTTTCATCGGCATCTTTGCCGGGATGTTCCGCCTTTCCGCCCGGCCCTGGGTGCGCCTTCCCGCCACCTTCTACATCTGGGTGACCCGGGGGACGCCTCTTTTGGTGCAGATCCTCTTCGCCTACAACGCCCTTCCCCTCCTCCTCCAGCCCCTCTGGCCCGAGGCCCAGCAGGCCCTTACCCCCTACTGGGCGGCCTTTATCGCCCTTTCCTTCAACGTGGGGGCTTACAACGCCGAGGTGGTGCGGGCCGGGATCCAGGCTATTCCCAAGGGGCAGTGGGAGGCTGCCTGGTCCTTGGGCCTTTCCCCTGCGGACACCATGCGCTTCGTCATCCTGCCCCAGGCCCTGCGCATCGTGGTGCCGCCCTTGGTCAACAACGTGGTGGCCCTTCTCAAGGACTCCTCCCTGGCCAGCGTCATCGCCCTGACCGAGCTGGCCCTTTCCGGGCAGCGCATCATCTCCGCCACCTTCCGCCCGGTGGAGGTGTACCTGGCGGTGGCCGCCCTATACCTTCTCCTGACCACGGTCCTCACCCTCTTCACCAACCGCCTGGAGGGGCGGCTCAGGGTGGCCGGGCGCTAG
- the glgP gene encoding alpha-glucan family phosphorylase — translation MRTLGHITAMPLLPEPLSGLKELAYNLWWSWNPEAAELFQEIDPSLWKRFRGNPVKLLLEADPGRLEGLAATSYPARVGAVVEALRAYLREREEKQGPLVAYFSAEYGFHSSLPIYSGGLGVLAGDHVKAASDLGLNLVGVGIFYHEGYFHQRLSPEGVQVEVYETLHPEELPLYPVQDREGRPLRVGVEFPGRTLWLSAYRVQVGAVPVYLLTANLPENTPEDRAITARLYAPGLEMRIQQELVLGLGGVRLLRALGLAPEVFHMNEGHSAFLGLERVRELVAEGHPFPVALELARAGALFTTHTPVPAGHDAFPLELVERYLGGFWERMGTDRETFLSLGLEEKPWGKVFSMSNLALRTSAQANGVSRLHGEVSREMFHHLWPGFLREEVPIGHVTNGVHTWTFLHPRLRRHYAEVFGPEWRKRPEDPETWKVEALGEEFWQIHKDLRAELVREVRTRLYEQRRRNGESPSRLREAEKVLDPEALTIGFARRFATYKRAVLLFKDPERLRRLLHGHYPIQFVFAGKAHPKDEPGKAYLQELFAKIREYGLEDRMVVLEDYDMYLARVLVHGSDVWLNTPRRPMEASGTSGMKAALNGALNLSVLDGWWAEAYNGKNGFAIGDERVYESEEAQDMADAQALYDVLEFEVLPLFYAKGPEGYSSGWLSMVHESLRTVGPRYSAARMVGDYLEIYRRGGAWAEAARAGQEALAAFHQALPALQGVTLRAQVPGDLTLNGVPMRVRAFLEGEVPEALRPFLEVQLVVRRSSGHLEVVPMRPGPDGYEVAYRPSRPGSYAYGVRLALRHPITGHVAWVRWA, via the coding sequence GTGAGGACCTTGGGACACATCACGGCCATGCCTCTCCTGCCCGAGCCCCTTTCCGGGCTCAAGGAGCTGGCCTACAACCTTTGGTGGAGCTGGAATCCGGAGGCAGCGGAGCTCTTTCAGGAGATAGACCCTTCGTTGTGGAAGCGCTTCCGGGGCAACCCGGTGAAGCTGCTCCTGGAAGCGGACCCGGGCCGCCTCGAGGGGCTGGCCGCCACCAGCTACCCTGCCCGGGTGGGGGCGGTGGTGGAGGCCCTGCGGGCCTACCTCAGGGAAAGGGAGGAGAAGCAGGGGCCCTTGGTGGCCTACTTCTCGGCGGAATACGGCTTCCACAGCTCCTTGCCCATCTACTCCGGCGGGCTTGGCGTGCTGGCCGGGGACCACGTGAAGGCGGCCAGCGACCTCGGCCTCAACCTGGTGGGGGTGGGAATCTTTTACCACGAGGGCTACTTCCACCAGCGCTTAAGCCCGGAAGGGGTCCAGGTGGAGGTCTACGAAACCCTGCACCCCGAGGAGCTCCCCCTGTACCCCGTGCAGGACCGGGAAGGGCGGCCCTTGCGGGTGGGGGTGGAGTTCCCCGGGCGCACCCTCTGGCTTTCCGCCTACCGGGTCCAGGTGGGGGCGGTGCCCGTCTACCTCCTCACCGCCAACCTGCCGGAAAACACCCCCGAGGACCGGGCCATCACGGCCAGGCTCTACGCCCCGGGCCTGGAGATGCGCATCCAACAGGAGTTGGTCTTGGGCCTTGGGGGGGTGCGCCTCCTGAGGGCCTTGGGACTAGCCCCCGAGGTCTTCCACATGAACGAGGGCCACTCCGCCTTCCTAGGCCTGGAGCGGGTGCGGGAGCTGGTGGCCGAGGGGCATCCTTTCCCTGTGGCCCTGGAGCTGGCCCGGGCCGGGGCCCTCTTCACCACTCACACCCCTGTTCCCGCCGGGCACGACGCCTTTCCCCTGGAGCTGGTGGAGCGCTACCTGGGGGGATTCTGGGAGCGGATGGGTACCGACCGGGAGACCTTCCTCTCCCTGGGCCTGGAGGAGAAGCCCTGGGGGAAGGTCTTCTCCATGTCCAACCTGGCCCTCAGGACCAGCGCCCAGGCCAACGGGGTGTCCCGGCTCCACGGGGAGGTTTCCCGGGAGATGTTCCACCACCTGTGGCCGGGCTTCCTGCGGGAGGAGGTGCCCATCGGCCACGTGACCAACGGGGTGCACACCTGGACCTTCCTCCACCCCAGGCTGCGCCGCCACTACGCCGAGGTCTTTGGCCCCGAGTGGCGCAAGCGCCCCGAGGACCCCGAGACCTGGAAGGTGGAGGCTTTGGGCGAGGAGTTCTGGCAGATCCACAAGGACCTGCGGGCCGAGCTGGTGCGGGAGGTGCGCACCCGGCTTTATGAGCAGCGCCGCCGCAACGGGGAAAGCCCAAGCCGCCTGCGGGAGGCGGAAAAGGTCCTGGACCCCGAGGCCCTCACCATCGGCTTTGCCCGGCGCTTCGCCACCTACAAGCGGGCGGTCTTGCTCTTCAAGGATCCCGAGCGCCTTCGCAGGCTCCTCCATGGCCACTACCCCATCCAGTTCGTTTTCGCTGGCAAGGCCCACCCCAAGGACGAGCCGGGAAAGGCCTACCTTCAGGAGCTCTTCGCCAAGATCCGCGAGTACGGCCTGGAGGACCGGATGGTGGTCCTGGAGGATTACGACATGTACCTGGCCCGGGTCCTGGTCCACGGCTCCGATGTCTGGCTCAACACCCCCCGCCGCCCCATGGAGGCCTCGGGCACAAGCGGCATGAAGGCCGCCCTGAACGGGGCCTTGAACCTAAGCGTCCTGGACGGCTGGTGGGCCGAGGCCTACAACGGTAAAAACGGCTTCGCCATCGGGGACGAGCGGGTCTACGAGAGCGAAGAGGCCCAGGACATGGCTGATGCCCAGGCCCTGTACGACGTGCTGGAGTTTGAGGTCCTGCCCCTTTTCTACGCCAAGGGCCCCGAGGGCTACTCCTCGGGCTGGCTCTCCATGGTCCACGAGAGCCTGCGCACCGTGGGGCCCCGGTACAGCGCCGCCCGCATGGTGGGGGATTACCTGGAGATATACCGCCGGGGCGGGGCCTGGGCCGAAGCGGCCCGGGCGGGACAGGAGGCCCTGGCCGCCTTTCACCAGGCCCTTCCCGCCCTGCAGGGGGTGACCCTCCGGGCCCAGGTCCCTGGGGACCTGACCCTGAACGGGGTTCCCATGCGGGTCCGGGCCTTCCTGGAGGGGGAGGTGCCGGAGGCCCTGCGGCCCTTCCTCGAGGTCCAGCTGGTGGTGCGCCGCTCCAGCGGCCACCTGGAGGTGGTGCCCATGCGGCCAGGGCCCGATGGGTACGAGGTGGCCTACCGCCCTTCCCGTCCCGGGAGCTACGCCTACGGGGTGCGGCTTGCCCTCCGTCACCCCATCACCGGCCACGTGGCTTGGGTGCGCTGGGCCTAG
- a CDS encoding TrkH family potassium uptake protein encodes MRPWPASSARPGFRSSLYLLGLTYQGFGLLLAAFTLLAFFLGEDARGFALGAILGLGVGRGLQLLGHPQAQPKRAEVFATVALLWILVPALGAVPYWVSGGMPYLDALFEAVSGFTTTGATALQDFSLFGESLFLWRSLTQWMGGIGIVVLFLVIFPQLQVAGRQAFFAESTGVEKERLTPRLRHTAQAVLRVYVALTGMALLAYWLAGMPPFEALANALTTIPAGGFSPNPQSFATYAPLAQWLGTLFMFLAGANFLLQYRLLFGREVGPLLRDAEFRAYGVLVLLAGLLLALYLYTHHLYGLEASLRHAFFQVVSILTTTGFASVDFAQWVVPAQAILVLLMFVGGSAGSGAGGIKVVRWLLLFGLLRREITRTLHPQAVLPLRLGQRVVSEEALRQVSVFVFLYTVLFGFGTLAVALLEGDFVVAFTASAQAIGNIGPGLGPIGPMGSYAGLHPLSKLVLILQMWAGRIEILPVVLLFSPELWRRLR; translated from the coding sequence ATGAGGCCGTGGCCCGCATCGTCGGCTAGGCCAGGGTTCCGCTCCAGCCTTTACCTTCTAGGCCTCACCTACCAGGGGTTCGGCCTCCTCCTGGCCGCCTTTACCCTTCTGGCCTTCTTCCTGGGGGAGGATGCCCGGGGCTTTGCCCTGGGGGCGATCCTGGGCCTGGGGGTGGGCCGGGGGCTCCAGCTTCTAGGCCATCCCCAGGCCCAGCCCAAGCGGGCCGAGGTCTTCGCCACCGTGGCCCTCCTCTGGATCCTGGTGCCTGCCCTGGGGGCCGTGCCCTACTGGGTCTCGGGGGGGATGCCCTACCTGGATGCCCTTTTTGAGGCCGTGTCCGGGTTTACCACCACCGGGGCCACCGCCCTCCAGGACTTTAGCCTTTTTGGGGAAAGCCTTTTCCTCTGGCGGAGCCTTACCCAGTGGATGGGGGGGATCGGGATCGTGGTGCTCTTTTTGGTGATCTTCCCCCAGCTCCAGGTGGCGGGCCGCCAGGCCTTTTTTGCCGAGAGCACCGGGGTGGAGAAGGAGCGGCTCACCCCCAGGCTTCGCCACACCGCCCAGGCGGTGCTCCGGGTCTACGTGGCCCTTACGGGGATGGCCCTTCTGGCTTACTGGCTTGCGGGGATGCCGCCCTTTGAGGCCCTGGCCAACGCCCTCACCACCATCCCCGCCGGCGGGTTTAGCCCCAACCCCCAGAGCTTCGCCACCTACGCACCCCTGGCCCAGTGGCTGGGCACGCTTTTCATGTTCCTGGCCGGGGCGAACTTCCTCCTCCAATACCGCCTCCTCTTTGGCCGGGAGGTGGGACCCCTCCTGCGGGACGCGGAGTTTAGGGCCTACGGGGTCCTGGTGCTCTTGGCTGGCCTTCTCCTTGCCCTTTACCTTTACACCCATCACCTCTATGGCCTCGAGGCCAGCCTGCGCCACGCCTTTTTCCAGGTGGTCTCCATCCTCACCACCACCGGCTTCGCCAGCGTGGACTTCGCCCAGTGGGTGGTGCCGGCCCAGGCCATCCTGGTCCTCCTCATGTTCGTGGGGGGGAGTGCGGGCTCGGGGGCGGGGGGGATCAAGGTGGTGCGCTGGCTCCTCCTCTTCGGCCTCCTGCGCCGGGAGATCACCCGCACCCTCCACCCCCAGGCGGTCTTGCCCTTGCGCCTGGGGCAACGGGTGGTTTCTGAGGAGGCCCTGCGCCAGGTTTCCGTCTTCGTCTTTCTCTACACCGTCCTCTTCGGCTTCGGCACCCTGGCCGTGGCCCTCCTGGAGGGGGATTTCGTGGTGGCCTTCACCGCCAGTGCCCAAGCCATCGGCAACATCGGGCCGGGCCTGGGCCCCATCGGCCCCATGGGCTCCTATGCTGGGTTGCACCCCCTTTCCAAGCTGGTCCTCATCCTGCAGATGTGGGCCGGCCGGATCGAGATCCTGCCCGTGGTCCTCCTCTTCAGTCCCGAGCTTTGGCGCAGGCTCCGGTAG
- a CDS encoding TAXI family TRAP transporter solute-binding subunit yields the protein MRIRSWLVLGVAFLGLSLAQEFITIGSGSTTGVYFFVATGMAKLVNDANVGLRANARSTGGSIANINAIAAGEFEMALAQNDIVSYAYQGCCITAFDGKPIKGIRALANLYPEVIHIVARADAGIRTVADLKGKRVVVGDVGSGTEQNARQILEAYGLRFEDLGQVIRVSPNQGSQLLQERRADAFFFTAGLGASAIQQAALTTPIALVAVDLGKVQAIAKKYPFYVGFNIPGGTYKGVDVTTPTVAVQAMLIAAEKLSPDTVYRFMKAVFADQAAFKKIHPNLERFFDLSRAARGLPIPLHPGAERFYKEIGVLK from the coding sequence ATGAGGATCAGGAGCTGGCTTGTTTTGGGAGTGGCCTTCCTAGGGCTTTCGCTAGCTCAAGAGTTTATCACGATTGGTTCGGGATCTACCACGGGAGTCTACTTTTTTGTAGCTACTGGCATGGCCAAGCTAGTGAATGATGCCAACGTTGGTTTGCGGGCCAACGCTCGATCTACGGGAGGTAGCATCGCTAACATCAACGCCATCGCTGCTGGAGAGTTTGAGATGGCTTTGGCTCAAAATGACATCGTTTCCTACGCCTACCAAGGTTGTTGCATCACCGCTTTTGATGGCAAGCCGATAAAGGGAATTCGGGCTCTAGCTAACCTATATCCGGAAGTTATTCATATCGTGGCCCGTGCGGACGCTGGCATCCGCACCGTGGCCGACCTGAAAGGGAAGCGGGTGGTGGTGGGGGATGTGGGCTCGGGCACGGAGCAGAACGCCCGGCAGATCCTGGAGGCCTACGGCCTGCGCTTTGAGGACCTGGGCCAAGTTATCCGGGTGAGTCCTAACCAAGGGTCTCAGCTCTTGCAGGAGAGGCGGGCAGATGCTTTCTTCTTCACCGCTGGTCTAGGGGCAAGCGCTATTCAGCAAGCTGCCCTTACCACGCCCATTGCCCTGGTGGCGGTGGACCTGGGCAAGGTGCAGGCCATCGCCAAGAAGTACCCCTTCTACGTGGGCTTTAACATTCCTGGGGGGACGTACAAGGGGGTGGACGTGACCACGCCCACGGTGGCGGTGCAGGCCATGCTGATCGCTGCGGAGAAGCTTTCCCCTGACACCGTCTACCGCTTCATGAAGGCGGTTTTTGCTGACCAGGCGGCTTTCAAGAAGATCCACCCCAACCTGGAGCGTTTCTTTGACCTTTCCCGGGCCGCCCGGGGCCTGCCCATCCCCCTGCACCCCGGGGCGGAGCGCTTCTACAAGGAAATCGGGGTCTTGAAGTAG
- the rimO gene encoding 30S ribosomal protein S12 methylthiotransferase RimO, with product MAKIGFVSLGCPKALVDSEQILSRLKALGYETSPTYEEAELVVVNTCGFITPAVEESLEAIGEALRENGRVVVTGCLGARPEVIRARYPQVLEVTGPGEVERVLEAVQQALPAPRDPLLDLIPPQVKLTPRHYAYLKLSEGCNHRCSFCIIPSLRGPLRSRDAAEVLAEAARLVATGTRELLLIAQDLSAYGVDLGHRESFWGDRLVRAELRDLLAHMAELGAWIRLHYVYPYPHVRDLLPLMAEGKVLPYLDVPLQHASERILRLMRRPGGYESHLKTLRAWREVVPELAVRSSFIVGFPGETEEDFRLLLDFLEEAELDRVGVFTYSPVEGASANALPGQVPEEVKEERKARLLEVQARISLRKNQGWVGKTLEVLVDELPEPGLAVGRSYRDSPGIDGLVYVETDGTVRVGERVRARITRAETYDLYGVQV from the coding sequence ATGGCGAAGATTGGCTTCGTGAGCCTTGGTTGCCCCAAGGCCCTGGTGGACTCCGAGCAGATCCTCTCCCGGCTCAAGGCCTTAGGCTACGAGACCAGCCCCACCTACGAGGAGGCGGAGCTGGTGGTGGTGAACACCTGCGGCTTCATCACCCCGGCGGTGGAGGAGAGCCTCGAGGCCATTGGGGAAGCCTTACGGGAAAACGGCCGGGTGGTGGTCACGGGGTGCCTGGGGGCCAGGCCCGAGGTCATCCGCGCCCGCTACCCCCAGGTCCTGGAGGTCACGGGCCCCGGGGAGGTGGAGCGGGTTCTAGAGGCCGTGCAACAGGCCTTGCCCGCGCCCCGGGATCCCTTGCTGGACCTCATCCCGCCCCAGGTGAAGCTCACCCCACGGCACTACGCCTACCTCAAGCTGAGCGAGGGCTGCAACCACCGCTGCAGCTTCTGCATCATCCCTAGCCTCCGGGGCCCCTTGCGCTCAAGGGATGCGGCGGAGGTGCTGGCGGAGGCCGCCCGCCTGGTGGCCACCGGCACCCGGGAACTCCTCCTCATCGCCCAGGACCTCTCCGCCTACGGGGTGGACCTGGGCCACCGGGAGAGTTTCTGGGGGGACCGGCTGGTGCGGGCGGAGCTTAGGGACCTTCTGGCCCACATGGCCGAGCTTGGGGCCTGGATCCGCCTCCACTACGTCTACCCCTACCCCCACGTGCGGGACCTTCTCCCCCTCATGGCCGAGGGCAAGGTCCTGCCCTACCTGGACGTGCCCTTGCAGCACGCCTCCGAGCGCATCCTCCGGCTCATGCGCCGTCCTGGGGGGTACGAGAGCCACCTCAAGACCCTCAGGGCCTGGCGGGAGGTGGTCCCGGAGCTGGCCGTGCGCAGCAGCTTCATCGTGGGCTTCCCCGGGGAAACGGAGGAGGACTTCAGGCTCCTTTTGGACTTCCTGGAGGAGGCGGAGCTGGACCGGGTGGGGGTCTTCACCTACTCCCCGGTGGAAGGCGCCTCGGCCAATGCCCTGCCGGGGCAGGTGCCGGAGGAGGTGAAGGAGGAGAGGAAGGCCCGCCTCCTGGAGGTCCAGGCCCGGATCAGCCTGCGGAAAAACCAGGGCTGGGTGGGCAAGACCCTGGAGGTCCTGGTGGACGAGCTTCCCGAGCCCGGCTTGGCTGTGGGCCGCAGCTACCGCGACTCCCCGGGCATCGACGGCCTGGTCTATGTGGAAACGGACGGCACGGTCCGGGTGGGGGAGAGGGTGCGGGCGCGCATCACCCGGGCGGAGACCTACGACCTTTACGGGGTTCAGGTTTAG
- the trkA gene encoding Trk system potassium transporter TrkA, whose product MYIVIAGGGEVGGEVARTLEKAHEVVVIDRNPQAKERFAHLDVKVVVGGATDPDTLREAGVDRADLFIASTDSDEINLLASLLAKGLGARQTLCFVGKGGYVEVLTDPRTAEILGTRIDKVLWPQRAMAREIVEVILVPGAVDTEVLAGGRLRFVEYRVTEGGPYDHRLFAGETWPEGVLVVGVVRDGTFLSFAHPDFPELVLEPGDKLLFVTTLRAFPELEACFATGREVRRVMVIGGGNVGFMVAQELLRRRREVVIIEPNRERCEWLSQELSGALIIQGDGTDLELLEAEGLQEADAVVAVTDNDEKNLLASLLAKQLGVSKVITRVSRSETRRLFEQVGIDLPLTPRQAAVRAVLDFLGPENVEHVSTMDENIELLEVELPEGFRPRALGVLAAPQVAPVALERDHRVMLYRKDLEALPGDRLFLVAAREVADEAVARIVG is encoded by the coding sequence ATGTACATCGTCATCGCCGGGGGCGGGGAAGTGGGCGGAGAGGTGGCCCGCACCCTGGAGAAGGCCCATGAGGTGGTGGTCATTGACCGCAACCCCCAGGCCAAGGAGCGCTTTGCCCACCTGGACGTGAAGGTGGTGGTGGGGGGGGCCACGGACCCCGACACCCTGAGGGAGGCGGGGGTGGACCGGGCCGACCTTTTCATCGCCAGCACCGACTCCGACGAGATCAACCTCCTGGCCTCCCTGCTGGCCAAGGGCCTGGGGGCCAGGCAGACCCTGTGCTTCGTGGGCAAGGGGGGGTATGTGGAGGTGCTCACCGACCCCCGGACCGCGGAGATCCTGGGCACCCGCATCGACAAGGTGCTCTGGCCCCAGCGGGCCATGGCCCGGGAGATCGTGGAGGTGATCCTGGTCCCCGGGGCGGTGGACACCGAGGTGCTGGCCGGGGGGCGGCTCCGCTTCGTGGAGTACCGGGTGACGGAGGGGGGGCCTTACGACCACCGCCTCTTCGCGGGGGAAACCTGGCCTGAGGGGGTGCTGGTGGTGGGGGTGGTGCGGGACGGTACCTTTCTGAGCTTCGCCCACCCCGACTTCCCCGAGCTGGTCCTGGAGCCGGGGGATAAGCTGCTTTTCGTCACTACCCTGCGGGCTTTCCCGGAGCTCGAGGCCTGCTTCGCCACGGGTCGGGAGGTGCGGCGGGTGATGGTGATCGGCGGGGGGAATGTGGGCTTCATGGTGGCCCAGGAGCTCCTCAGGAGGCGGCGGGAGGTGGTGATCATTGAGCCCAACCGGGAGCGGTGCGAATGGCTTTCCCAGGAGCTTTCCGGGGCCCTCATCATCCAGGGGGATGGCACCGACCTGGAGCTTTTGGAGGCCGAGGGATTGCAGGAGGCGGACGCGGTGGTGGCGGTGACCGACAACGACGAGAAGAACCTCCTGGCCTCCCTCCTCGCCAAACAGCTGGGGGTGAGCAAGGTGATCACCCGGGTTTCCCGCTCGGAAACCCGGCGGCTTTTTGAGCAGGTGGGCATTGACCTGCCCCTCACCCCCCGGCAGGCGGCGGTGCGGGCGGTCTTGGACTTCCTGGGGCCGGAGAACGTGGAGCACGTTTCCACCATGGACGAGAACATTGAGCTTTTGGAGGTGGAGTTGCCCGAGGGCTTCCGGCCCCGGGCCCTGGGGGTCTTGGCCGCGCCCCAGGTGGCCCCGGTGGCCTTGGAGCGGGACCACCGGGTGATGCTCTACCGCAAGGACCTCGAGGCCCTCCCCGGGGATCGGCTCTTCCTGGTGGCGGCGCGGGAGGTGGCGGATGAGGCCGTGGCCCGCATCGTCGGCTAG